A region of the Streptomyces durocortorensis genome:
GGTCAGCCAGCGCAACCTGCTCAACGGGTCTCCTCATGCTCGCGCCTGGAATCCAGCGGCGCGACCGGGTGCGCGGCCCTGGCCCGCCGCCTTTGATCCTCCCATGACCGGGGGCGCGGTCCGGCCGCCGGTCCAGCAGACGGACGGCCGGGGCCGCCGTGCGGTGCGTCAGCGGGCCGCGAGCGCGGCTTCCCCGGCCTGCCGCATGGCGACCAGCGGGCCCGGAACCCTGCCGGTCATCTGCTCCACCTGCAACAGGGCCTGGTGCACGAGGAGGTCGAGCCCCCCGACCACCGCCCCGCCGCGCGCCGACCAGGCTGCGGCGAGCGCGGTGGGCCACGGCTCGTAGAGCACGTCGAAGAGGATTCCCGGGGCGTCCGGCACGCCTTCCCCCAGGGCGTCGGTGCTGCCCGCCGGGGTGGTGGCGATCACCAGCGGCGCGTCCAGCGCCTGCGCCGCGTCCGCCCAGTCGGCGATCACGACGTCGGCCCCGAGCCGCTCCCCCCAGGCCCGCATCTCCGCCGCGCGCTCGGGGCTGCGCACGTAGGCCGTGACCGGTCCGGCGCAGATCACGGCGAGTGCGGCGAGTGCGGAGGAGGCGGTGGCCCCGGCGCCGAGGACGGCGGCGGATTCCACTTTGTCGACGCCGCGTTCACGCAGTGCGGCGATCATGCCGGGGATGTCCGTGTTGTCGCCGACCCGTCGGCCGTCGGCCGTGAACACGACCGTGTTGACGGCCTCCACCGCGGCGGCCGTCGCGCTGATCTCGTCCAGCAGCGGGATGATCGCCCGCTTGAGCGGCATGGTCAGGGACAGCCCCGCCCAGGAGGAGTCCAGTCCTTCGACGAAGCCGGGCAGCGCAGCCTCGTCGATCTCGAACCGGTCGTAGGACCAGTCGTCGAGGCCGAGCTCGGCGTAGGCGGCGCGGTGCAGGACCGGGGAGAGCGAATGGGCGATGGGCGAGCCGAGAACGGCGGCCCTGCGCGTCGGGGTCACTGGCTGGCCTTCTCCTCTTCGTACCTACGCCGGTTCTTCTCGTGCTCCTCGTTGGTCACCGCGAAGACCGTCTTGTCCTCGTTGATCGAGACGAAGTAGTACCAGGGACCCGGCGTGGGGTTCATCGCCGAGTGCAGGGCGTCCGCACCCGGGTTGCTGATCGGGCCCGAAGGCAGGCCAACGATCTTGTACGTGTTGTAGGGGTCGTCGATCTTCCGCAGGTCGTCGACGGCGCCGATGTCCAGGGTGCTCTGACCCTTTATGTAGTTGATCGTGGAGTCGAACTCCAGTCGGCCGACCGTCTCCATGTTGCCCGGCTTGAGGCGGTTGTAGACCACCCGCGCGACCTTGTCGAAGTCGTGCTTGTACTTGCCTTCGACCTGCACGAGGCTCGCCACGGTGACGAGCTCCCACGGGTTCTTCAGGCCGAGTTTCGTCGCCGTGGCTTCCAGGTCGAGCTTCTTGTACTCCTTGTTCGCCCGCTCCACCATCCGCTTCAGCGCGGTCTCCGGCTTCGTCCCCTTGGCCACCGGATACGCCGCCGGGTACAGGAAGCCCTCCAGCGGATCCTTGACGTCCGGGTTGTTGTCGGCCCAGTCGGGCAGGCCCAGAGACTCCGCCTTGGTCTTGGCGACCTTCGCCGTGGTGCCCTTCTCCAGCCCGAGCCGCTTGTCGAGGTTGGCGTAGACCGTGACGTTACGGGTGCCCTCGGGGATCACGAAGATGTTCTGGCTCTTGGGGTCGAGCATCGTCTTGACCGCGTTGGCCGCCGACATCTCCTGGTTCAGGAGGTAGACACCCGCCTGGATCGACTTGCCCTTGGGGTTCGCGTTCTGCGCCGAGACGAAGGCGTCGACGGACTTGATGACGCCCTTCTTCTGGAGGGTGTTCGCGATGTCGTAGCCGAGCGCGCCCTCGGGGATCTCGACCTCGACCTGAGGGCCGGTGCCCGTGCCCGCGTAGTCGGCCGGGGCGCCGAACTGCTTCTTCCAGAAGGTGTAGCCGACGTACGACACGCCCCCGAGGCCGCCGATCAGGACGGCGGAGACCACCAGGCAGGCGCAGCCGCTGCGGTTCTTTCTCTTCTTCTTGCCCTTGCCGCCACGGCGGTCACTGCCGTCCCGGTCGCGGCGCGAGGCGCGCGATCCGTCGTCGTCCGGGTCGTCGTCGCCGTCACGCGGCTCGCGGCTCGCGGGCTCGTCGGCACCCGTGAAGAAGGGGTGCGTCTCCTCCTGCGGCTTGTCCGGGTCCCAGTCCGTCGACGGCTGTTGCTGTTGCTCCTGCTGGTGCTGTTGTTCGGAGTCGCGGCGGCCCGGGGGCTGCGGGGGCGGATAGGCCTCCGGCGTGCCGTAGTAGTCGTGCGACGCTTCGTAGCCGGCGGGCTGCTGCGCGTACGGGTCCTGGGGCTCGGCCCCGTACGGCATGGCGGTCTGCGGGCCGGTGTCCCAGCCGCCGTTGTACTGCGGCTGGGACACCGGCTGCTGCGCGTACGGGTCCTGGTGGGGCGTCCCGTACTGCTGCTGGTACTGCTGATCCTGCTGCGGCTGCTGCGCGTACTGCTGCTGGTGCTGGTCGTACGGCTGCTGCTGCGGGTACTGCTGGTGGTTCTGGTGCTGCTGCGCGTACGGGTCCTGCGGATAGGACTGCTGCTGGTCGCCGTACTGGCTCTGGCCGTGGGCAGCCTGCTGGCCTCCCCATCCCTGGTCCCCGTACAAGGGGTCCTCGGGATGCCACGGTTCGGAGCCGGGGCCCCGGCCATACTCAGTCATCGATCCCCTAGAGCCGCGAGACGACGTTCCGTCTCTTCGCTTCGCTGTGCGGTGTTTGTTCGAACCACCGACGCATCGCGCGGAACGTTACCGTATCGCGATCAGACAACCACTTCGACGCCCTCGCCCGGGGGATTGCCTGACGCCCGTTCGGACTCCAGAGCGTTCTGGAGAATCACCACAGCGGCAGCCTGGTCGATGACAGACCGGCCCTTCTTGGACTTCACGCCCGAGGCGCGCAGTCCTTGACTGGCCGTCACTGTGGTCATCCTCTCGTCCACGAGTCGCACCGGAACGGGTGCGATCGAACGGGCGAGCACCTGGGCGAAGTCGCGGACCTTGGCGGCAGCGGGGCCCTCGCCCCCGCCGAGGGAGCGGGGCAGGCCGACGATGACCTCGATCGGCTCGTACTCCTCGACGATGGCCGCCAGTCGCCGGTGGGCGGCCGGGACATCGCGTCCCGGCACGGTCTCCACCGGCGTGGCCAGGATCCCGTCGGGGTCGCACGAGGCGACCCCGATCCGGGCGTCCCCGACGTCGACGGCGAGCCGTCGGCCGCGGCGCATCCGCGTCATCGCGCTCGTCACGCCGTCTCGGTGACGAGGCGCTCGACCGCGGCGACGGCGTCGCCGATGGCGGCCGGGTTCGTGCCGCCGCCCTGGGCGACGTCCGGCTTGCCGCCGCCACCGCCGCCGAGCGTCTTGGCGGCGGTGCGGACGAGGTCACCGGCCTTGAGGCCGCGCTCGCGGGCGGCCTCGTTGGTGGCGATGACCGTGAGCGGGCGGCCGTTGGCCGTGGTGAACAGGGCCACGACGGCCGGGCGGCCGCCCTGGATGCGCCCGCGCACGTCCAGGACCAGCTTGCGCAGGTCGTCGGCGGAGGTGCCGTCGGGGACCTGGCCGGTGACCAGGGCGACGCCCCGGACGTCCTTGGCGGAGTCGACGAGCCCGGCGGCGGCCGCGAGGACCTTCTCCGCGCGGTACTTCTCGATCTCCTTCTCGGCGTCCTTGAGCTTGCCGAGCATGCCCGCGATCTTCTCCGGCAGCTCCTCGGGACGGCCCTTGACCAGCTCCTGGAGCTGGGCGACGACCGTGTGCTCCCTGGCGAGGAAGTTGTAGGCGTCCACGCCGACGAGGGCCTCGATGCGGCGCACGCCGGAGCCGATGGAGGACTCGCCGAGCAGCTTGACCAGGCCGAGCTGGGCGGTGTTGTGGACGTGGGTGCCGCCGCACAGCTCCTTGGAGAAGTCCCCGATGGTGACGACGCGGACCCGCTCGCCGTACTTCTCGCCGAACTCGGCGATGGCACCCTGCTTCTTGGCCTCGTCGATCGACATGACCTCGGCCTGGACGTCGAGTTCGCGCGAGAGGACCTCGTTGATCCGCTGCTCGACATCGGTGAGGACCGTGCCGGGGACGGCGGCGGGAGAACCGAAGTCGAAGCGGAAGCGGCCGGGCGAGTTCTCCGAACCGGCCTGGGCGGCCGTCGGGCCGAGCGCGTCGCGCAGCGCCTGGTGGGTGAGGTGCGTGGCGCTGTGGGCGCGGGCGATGGCCCGGCGGCGGGTGGCGTCGATGGAGGCGAAGACGGGGGCCCCGACCGTGACCTCTCCGACCTGGACCACGCCCTTGTGGACGTGAACCCCCGGAACCGGCTTCTGGACGTCGCGGACCTCGATCACCGCGCCGGTGTCGAGCCGGATGCGGCCGGTGTCGGCGAGCTGGCCGCCGCCCTCGGCGTAGAAGGGGGTGCGGTCGAGGACGACCTCGATCTCATCGCCCTCGGTGGCGGCGGGCGAGGGCACACCGTCGACCAGGAGCCCGACGATGGTGGACTCGCCGGCGATCGAGGTGTAGCCGGTGAACTCGGTGGCACCGGAGGTGTCGGCGACCTCGCGGTAGGCGGACAGGTCGGCGTGACCGGTCTTCTTGGCGCGGGCGTCGGCCTTGGCCTTGTCGCGCTGCTCCTGCATGAGGCGGCGGAAGCCGTCCTCGTCCACGGAGAGCCCCTGCTCGGCGGCCATCTCCAGGGTCAGGTCGATCGGGAAGCCCCAGGTGTCGTGGAGCAGGAACGCCTTGTCCCCGGCGAGGACCTTGCCGCCGGCGGCCTTGGTCTCGGTGACCGCGGTCTCCAGGATGTTGGTGCCGCCCTTGAGGGCCTTGAGGAAGGCGGCTTCCTCGGCGAGCGCGACCGTCTCGATGCGCTTGCGGTCGGTGATCAGCTCGGGGTACTGGAGCCCCATCGTGTCGATCACGACGTCGACCAGGGCCTTGACGACCGATCCGGTGGCGCCCATGAGGCGCATGTTGCGGATGGCTCGGCGCATGATGCGGCGCAGGACGTAGCCGCGGCCCTCGTTGCCCGGGGTGACCCCGTCGCCGATGAGCATCACCGACGTACGGATGTGGTCGGCGACGACACGGAGCGAGACGTCGGTGGACTGCTCGGCGCCGTAGCGGACGCCGGTCAGCTCGGTGGCCTTGTCCATGACGACGCGCAGGGTGTCGGTCTCGTACATGTTCTGTACGCCCTGGAGGATCATGGCGAGGCGTTCGAGGCCGAGACCGGTGTCGATGTTCTTCGACGGCAGCTCCCCAAGGATCGGGAAGTCCTCCTTGCCGTCACCGGCACCGCGCTCGTACTGCATGAAGACCAGGTTCCAGATCTCCACGTAGCGCTCGTCGTTGACGGCCGGGCCGCCCTCGACGCCGAACTCGGGGCCGCGGTCGTAGTTGATCTCGGAGCAGGGGCCGCAGGGTCCGGGGACGCCCATGGACCAGAAGTTGTCCTTCTTGCCCAGGCGCTGGATGCGTTCGGCCGGCACGCCGATCTTGTCGCGCCAGATGGCCTCGGCCTCGTCGTCGTCGAGGTAGACCGTGATCCAGAGCTTCTCCGGCTCCAGGCCGAATCCGCCGTCCTCGACGGAGTTGGTCAGGGCCTCCCAGGCGAGCTGGATGGCCCCTTCCTTGAAGTAGTCCCCGAAGGAGAAGTTGCCGCACATCTGGAAGAAGGTGCCGTGGCGGGTGGTCTTGCCGACCTCTTCGATGTCCGGCGTACGCACGCACTTCTGCACGCTGGTGACGCGCGGGGCGGGCGGCTTGACCTCGCCGAGGAAGTACGGCTTGAAGGGAACCATGCCCGCGGGGACCAGCAGCAGAGTCGGGTCGTCCGCGATGAGCGACGCCGAAGGCACGACGGTGTGACCGCGCTCCTCGAAGAAGCTCAGCCAGCGGCGGCGGATTTCAGCCGACTCCATTAGTGGTCCTCATTCCGGTTGTTCGACTTGTAGGGGAGCTTGCGGTACGTGGTGACGGCGGGCTCGGACGCCTCGACGGCGTAGAGCCGCTGTACGGGGAGTTCGGGGTCGGCCGGTGCCTGAAGGCCCAGGGCGCCGCCCAGTTCGGCTTCGCGCCGGACCATGCCCGCACGGACGTCGAGGGCGAAGTCCTTGAGCTTGTGGCCGGTCTCGATCGCCTTGTCCGCGGCCTGCGCGGCGAGGCTCTCGGGGGTCAGCTGCCTGAGCTTGCGGTTGACCTTGGTGGTGGCCCAGACGCCGGCGGCTGCGCCGGCGGTGAACCAGAACGTGCGGCGGAACATCGCTCGATCAGTCCTTCTGTCCGCGGGGGTTTCGGCGGTCGCGCCTGCGTCCGCGCGCGGACGGCACGGTCCGGCCGACGATCACCGTACGGCGGGCGGAGGAGCGGCCACGCGCCGGTTCCGGTTCGGGCTCGGGAGCGGTGCGGCGGCCGAGGGCCTGCCGCACGCCGTAGCCGAACGCGGCGACCTTGACGAGCGGCCCGCCGAAGGTGGAGGCGACGGTGGTGGAGAGCGCGGAGGCGTTGGAGGTGACCTCCTGGACGTCGCTCGCGATCGCGTCGACCTTGTCGAGCTGGGTCTGCGCGGAGCGCACCGTCGCCGAGGCGTCGGCGAGCAGCGGGACGGCCTGGTCGGTCACGTCCGCCACCAGCTTGGTGGTCGCCCTGAGCGTCTGGGCGAGCCTCACCAGCACCACGGCGAGGAACGAGACCAGGATCGCCCAGAAGACGGCCACGAGGATCCCGGCCACCTCTCCACCGGACACTGTGCACCGCTCTCTGCTCGTCGATCGGCCCCGGGAGCCGGGGCCTGTCTCCGTCGGTACGGCCGGGTTCCTGCTCCCGCGCGCGCCCGATCGTCGTCCCACGAGCCTATCGCGCCGTGCATCACCTCCCCTACCGCATTCTCGGCGGCCAGGGCGGGAGTTGCCATAACGAGATTGTACGGAGAGCTTTCAAGCAAGTACCCTCCGTGTTCCATGCGACGCCTGCAGGGCCCCTGCCCCCAGCCCGACGATCCTGGTGACAACACCTCCGCCGCCTCCGGCCGCCTCCCGGCCGAACTGAACCGGTTCGTGGGACGCGAGTACGAACTGGCCGAGGTGGCCGGGCTCCTGGAGGAGTCCCGGCTCGTCACGGTCGCCGGAGTGGCGGGCGTGGGCAAGACCCGGTGCGTCACCCGGGTCGCCGCGCTTGTGGAGAAACGGTACTGCGACGGGGTCCGGCTGGCCGAGCTGTCCACCGTCCACCACCCCGAGCTGCTGGAACACGCTCTGATCGACACACTGGGGCTGACCGATCACACGAGCAGGCCGCCCCGAGCCACCCTCATCGAGCATCTGTCCGGCCGCCGGATGCTGCTGGTCATCGACGGCTTCGAGCACCTCGTGGACGGCTGCGCCGACCTCGTACGCGAACTGCTGCGCCGGGCCCCGGACCTCCAGGTGCTCACAGCCGGGCGCTGCCCCCTCCGGGTGGACGGGGAGCGGACGTTCCCGCTCGCCCCGATGTCCGACGAGGACGCGCTGGAGCTGTTCACGGAACGGGCGCGCGCGGTGCGGCCGGGCTGGGCGCCCTCACCGGGCGAGCAGGCGGCCTCGCTGGAGCTGTGCCGCCGCCTCGACGGGATTCCGCTGGCGCTCGAACTGGCCGCCGGGCGACTGCGGGCCCTGTCGGTGGATCAGGTACTGCTGCGGCTGGACGACCGGTTCCGACTGCTGGCCGGCGGCCGTCGCGGTGCGCCGCCCCGACACCAGACCCTGCGTACGGCCATCGGCTGGAGCCATGAGCTGTGCACGCCCGAGCAGCGGCTGCTGTGGGCGCGGCTCTCCGTGTTCGCCGGGCAGTTCGACCTGGAGGCCGCCGAGTACATCTGCGGCGGGGTGGATCTGCCCGCCGAATCGGTGCTGGACGTGCTGGACGAGCTGCTTGCCCAGTCGGTGGTGGAGCGCGAGGACGG
Encoded here:
- a CDS encoding shikimate dehydrogenase, which encodes MTPTRRAAVLGSPIAHSLSPVLHRAAYAELGLDDWSYDRFEIDEAALPGFVEGLDSSWAGLSLTMPLKRAIIPLLDEISATAAAVEAVNTVVFTADGRRVGDNTDIPGMIAALRERGVDKVESAAVLGAGATASSALAALAVICAGPVTAYVRSPERAAEMRAWGERLGADVVIADWADAAQALDAPLVIATTPAGSTDALGEGVPDAPGILFDVLYEPWPTALAAAWSARGGAVVGGLDLLVHQALLQVEQMTGRVPGPLVAMRQAGEAALAAR
- the mltG gene encoding endolytic transglycosylase MltG translates to MTEYGRGPGSEPWHPEDPLYGDQGWGGQQAAHGQSQYGDQQQSYPQDPYAQQHQNHQQYPQQQPYDQHQQQYAQQPQQDQQYQQQYGTPHQDPYAQQPVSQPQYNGGWDTGPQTAMPYGAEPQDPYAQQPAGYEASHDYYGTPEAYPPPQPPGRRDSEQQHQQEQQQQPSTDWDPDKPQEETHPFFTGADEPASREPRDGDDDPDDDGSRASRRDRDGSDRRGGKGKKKRKNRSGCACLVVSAVLIGGLGGVSYVGYTFWKKQFGAPADYAGTGTGPQVEVEIPEGALGYDIANTLQKKGVIKSVDAFVSAQNANPKGKSIQAGVYLLNQEMSAANAVKTMLDPKSQNIFVIPEGTRNVTVYANLDKRLGLEKGTTAKVAKTKAESLGLPDWADNNPDVKDPLEGFLYPAAYPVAKGTKPETALKRMVERANKEYKKLDLEATATKLGLKNPWELVTVASLVQVEGKYKHDFDKVARVVYNRLKPGNMETVGRLEFDSTINYIKGQSTLDIGAVDDLRKIDDPYNTYKIVGLPSGPISNPGADALHSAMNPTPGPWYYFVSINEDKTVFAVTNEEHEKNRRRYEEEKASQ
- the ruvX gene encoding Holliday junction resolvase RuvX, with product MTRMRRGRRLAVDVGDARIGVASCDPDGILATPVETVPGRDVPAAHRRLAAIVEEYEPIEVIVGLPRSLGGGEGPAAAKVRDFAQVLARSIAPVPVRLVDERMTTVTASQGLRASGVKSKKGRSVIDQAAAVVILQNALESERASGNPPGEGVEVVV
- the alaS gene encoding alanine--tRNA ligase is translated as MESAEIRRRWLSFFEERGHTVVPSASLIADDPTLLLVPAGMVPFKPYFLGEVKPPAPRVTSVQKCVRTPDIEEVGKTTRHGTFFQMCGNFSFGDYFKEGAIQLAWEALTNSVEDGGFGLEPEKLWITVYLDDDEAEAIWRDKIGVPAERIQRLGKKDNFWSMGVPGPCGPCSEINYDRGPEFGVEGGPAVNDERYVEIWNLVFMQYERGAGDGKEDFPILGELPSKNIDTGLGLERLAMILQGVQNMYETDTLRVVMDKATELTGVRYGAEQSTDVSLRVVADHIRTSVMLIGDGVTPGNEGRGYVLRRIMRRAIRNMRLMGATGSVVKALVDVVIDTMGLQYPELITDRKRIETVALAEEAAFLKALKGGTNILETAVTETKAAGGKVLAGDKAFLLHDTWGFPIDLTLEMAAEQGLSVDEDGFRRLMQEQRDKAKADARAKKTGHADLSAYREVADTSGATEFTGYTSIAGESTIVGLLVDGVPSPAATEGDEIEVVLDRTPFYAEGGGQLADTGRIRLDTGAVIEVRDVQKPVPGVHVHKGVVQVGEVTVGAPVFASIDATRRRAIARAHSATHLTHQALRDALGPTAAQAGSENSPGRFRFDFGSPAAVPGTVLTDVEQRINEVLSRELDVQAEVMSIDEAKKQGAIAEFGEKYGERVRVVTIGDFSKELCGGTHVHNTAQLGLVKLLGESSIGSGVRRIEALVGVDAYNFLAREHTVVAQLQELVKGRPEELPEKIAGMLGKLKDAEKEIEKYRAEKVLAAAAGLVDSAKDVRGVALVTGQVPDGTSADDLRKLVLDVRGRIQGGRPAVVALFTTANGRPLTVIATNEAARERGLKAGDLVRTAAKTLGGGGGGKPDVAQGGGTNPAAIGDAVAAVERLVTETA
- a CDS encoding DUF6167 family protein, with translation MFRRTFWFTAGAAAGVWATTKVNRKLRQLTPESLAAQAADKAIETGHKLKDFALDVRAGMVRREAELGGALGLQAPADPELPVQRLYAVEASEPAVTTYRKLPYKSNNRNEDH
- a CDS encoding DUF948 domain-containing protein, yielding MAGILVAVFWAILVSFLAVVLVRLAQTLRATTKLVADVTDQAVPLLADASATVRSAQTQLDKVDAIASDVQEVTSNASALSTTVASTFGGPLVKVAAFGYGVRQALGRRTAPEPEPEPARGRSSARRTVIVGRTVPSARGRRRDRRNPRGQKD